A single window of Rhodamnia argentea isolate NSW1041297 chromosome 5, ASM2092103v1, whole genome shotgun sequence DNA harbors:
- the LOC115742253 gene encoding E3 ubiquitin-protein ligase KEG isoform X2 — MKVPCCSVCQTRYNEEDRVPLLLQCGHGFCKDCLSRMFAASLDNTLPCPRCRHVSSVGNSISSLRKNYAVLTLIHSNSTLPANLDVDSTDDEDDADGEAEGEDSRTRRGALASSSGGCGPVIELGTHQELKWARKIGEGRRAGVEVWEAVISSGSGGRCRHRVAVKKVAVGDDAATMDMEWVQGQLENLRRMSMWCRNVCTFHGAIRKEDGSLCLVLDRCHGSVQSEMQRNEGRLTLEQILRYGADIARGVAELHAAGVVCMNLKPSNLLLDANGHAVVSDYGLASVLKKPACRKARSECDSARVHSCMDCTMLSPQYAAPEAWEPVKKSLKFWDDAIGISGESDAWSFGCTLVEMCTGSAPWAGLSAEEIYRAVVKVGRLPPQYASVVGVGIPRDLWKMIGDCLQFKASKRPSFNSMLAIFLRHLQEIPRSPPASPENGFTRSSGSSLTEPLRGSVSDLVQDNTGLLHNLVSEGNVNGVRDLLSNASSGRINNSISSLLKAQNPDGQTALHLACRRGSAELVGAILEHCEANVDVLDKDGDPPLVFALAAGSPECVHALIRRGANVRSRLRDGFGPSVAHVCAYHGQPDCMRELLLAGADPNAVDDEGESVLHQAVAKKYTDCAVVILECGGSPSMSIVNSKTLTPLHLCVATHNVTVVRRWVEVASAEDVENAIDIPSPVGTAVCMAAALKKDREFEGRELVRVLLAAGADPTAQDAHGRTILHTAATADDVDLVKAILDAGVDVNIRDMHNMIPLQTALSKGAKSCVGLLLYAGANCNLQDDDGENAFHIAAESAKMIRENLQWLIIMLRSPDAAVEARNHSGKTLRDFLEALPREWISEDLMEALANRGVHLSPTMYEVGDWVKFKRSVRNPTYGWQGANHKSVGFVQGVPDKENLVVSFCSGEAHVLASEVVKVIPLDRGQHVKLKADVEEPRFGWRGQSRDSIGTVLCVDDDGILRVGFPGASRGWKADPAEMERVEEFKVGDWVRIRPGLTTAKHGLGPVTPGSVGIVYCIRPDSSLFLELSYLETRWHCEPEEVEHVVPFRIGDRVCVKRSVAEPRYAWGRETHHSVGRICEIENDGLLLIEIPNRNMPWRADPSDMEKLEDFKVGDWVRVKASVPFPKYGWDDITRDSIGIVHNLEEDGDMGVAFCFRNKPFCCSVTDVEKIPPFEVGQEIRMKPSVTQPRLGWSNETPATVGKVVRIDMDGALNVKVASRHSLWKVSPGDAEQLAGFEVGDWVRSKPSLGTRPSYDWNSIAKESLALVHSVQETGYLELACCFRKGRLMTHYTDVEKVPGFKVGQHVRFRAGLSEPRWGWRGAQPDSRGVITSVHADGELRVAINGLPGFWRGDPADIEIERTFEVGEWVRLRENANSWKSIGPGSIGVVQGLGYNGDEWDGSTIVSFCGEQERWVGSTSHLERVEKLMVGQKVKVKLSVKQPRFGWSGHGHPNIGTISAIDGDGKLRIYTPAGSKAWVLDPSEVEIVEEEELRIGDWVKVKASVSTPTHQWGEVSHSSIGVVHRIDDGDLWVAFCFMDRLWLCKAFEMERVRPFKIGDKIRIRGGLISPRWGWGMETHASKGEIVGVDANGKLRIRFQWREGRPWIGDPADVVLDECPVRTCAS; from the exons ATGAAAGTGCCTTGTTGCTCCGTCTGCCAAACGCGGTACAACGAGGAAGACCGAGTGCCTTTGCTCCTCCAATGCGGCCACGGGTTCTGCAAGGACTGCCTCTCCAGGATGTTCGCCGCATCGCTCGACAACACTCTCCCTTGCCCCCGGTGCCGCCACGTCTCCTCCGTCGGCAACTCCATCTCTTCCCTCCGCAAGAACTACGCCGTCCTCACCCTAATCCACTCCAATTCCACTTTGCCGGCGAACTTGGACGTCGATTCCACCGACGACGAGGATGATGCCGACGGGGAAGCGGAAGGCGAGGACTCGCGGACGCGGCGCGGGGCCCTGGCCTCGAGCTCCGGCGGATGTGGGCCGGTGATCGAGTTGGGGACCCACCAGGAATTAAAATGGGCGAGGAAGATTGGGGAGGGGAGGAGGGCTGGAGTGGAGGTGTGGGAAGCGGTCATCAGCAGCGGCAGTGGGGGGCGGTGTAGGCACCGTGTGGCGGTGAAGAAGGTGGCAGTTGGGGATGATGCGGCCACGATGGATATGGAGTGGGTGCAAGGGCAGCTTGAGAATTTGAGGAGGATGTCAATGTGGTGTAGGAATGTGTGCACTTTTCACGGGGCTATTAGGAAAGAAGACGGTAGCTTATGCCTTGTCTTGGATAGGTGTCACGGGTCGGTGCAGTCAGAGATGCAGCGCAACGAGGGGAGGCTGACACTGGAGCAAATCTTAAG ATATGGTGCGGATATTGCGCGTGGCGTAGCTGAACTCCATGCAGCAGGAGTTGTTTGCATGAATTTGAAGCCGTCCAATCTTCTTTTAGATGCAAATGGCCATGCGGTAGTTTCTGATTATGGACTTGCTTCAGTCCTGAAAAAACCTGCTTGTCGAAAAGCTCGATCAGAGTGTGATTCAGCCAGAGTCCATTCTTGCATGGATTGTACAATGCTTAGCCCCCAGTATGCTGCTCCAGAGGCATGGGAGCCGGTGAAGAAGTCCCTGAAGTTCTGGGATGATGCCATTGGTATTTCTGGAGAGTCGGATGCATGGAGTTTTGGTTGCACGTTGGTGGAAATGTGCACTGGTTCTGCCCC GTGGGCTGGTCTTAGTGCGGAGGAAATATACCGTGCTGTTGTCAAGGTTGGGAGATTGCCTCCGCAATATGCAAGTGTCGTTGGAGTTGGAATACCGAGGGATTTGTGGAAGATGATTGGTGACTGCCTTCAGTTTAAGGCATCAAAAAGACCATCTTTTAATTCAATGTTGGCTATATTCCTGCGACACTTGCAAGAAATACCACGTAGTCCTCCCGCAAGCCCTGAAAA TGGCTTCACCAGATCTTCCGGTTCAAGTTTGACAGAACCACTTCGTGGATCTGTTTCAGATCTAGTGCAGGATAACACTGGCCTCCTGCACAATCTGGTATCAGAGGGCAACGTGAATGGAGTTAG GGATCTGCTCTCAAACGCTTCATCAGGGAGGATAAACAACTCTATATCTTCACTTCTGAAAGCACAGAATCCTGACGGCCAAACTGCGCTTCATTTGGCATGTAGGCGTGGTAGTGCAGAATTAGTTGGGGCTATTTTAGAGCATTGTGAAGCAAATGTAGATGTTTTAGATAAGGATGGGGACCCTCCTCTTGTTTTTGCTTTAGCCGCGGGATCCCCAGAATGTGTCCATGCTCTCATCAGAAGAGGTGCTAATGTTAGATCGAGGTTGAGGGATGGCTTTGGGCCATCTGTTGCTCATGTATGTGCTTACCATGGCCAACCAGATTGCATGCGT GAATTGCTATTAGCTGGAGCTGATCCCAATGCTGTGGATGATGAAGGTGAATCTGTTCTACACCAGGCTGTGGCAAAGAAATACACTGACTGTGCTGTGGTCATTTTGGAATGTGGGGGATCTCCATCCATGTCCATTGTGAACTCTAAAACTCTTAC ACCATTGCACTTGTGTGTGGCAACACACAATGTCACTGTGGTGAGACGGTGGGTGGAAGTTGCTAGTGCTGAAGATGTTGAAAATGCGATAGATATACCCAGTCCAGTCGGTACCGCAGTATGTATGGCAGCTGCTCTAAAGAAAGACCGTGAATTTG AAGGGAGGGAGCTTGTTCGAGTGTTGCTGGCTGCTGGAGCAGATCCAACTGCTCAAGATGCCCATGGGAGAACAATTCTGCATACAGCTGCTACGGCTGATGATGTTGACTTGGTCAAG GCTATTCTTGATGCTGGAGTAGATGTAAACATCCGGGATATGCACAACATGATACCTCTTCAAACTGCCTTGAGTAAAGGGGCTAAATCTTGTGTCGGATTGCTATTATATGCTGGGGCGAATTGTAATTTACAG GATGATGATGGTGAAAATGCATTCCACATAGCTGCTGAATCTGCAAAAATGATACGAGAAAATCTTCAGTGGCTCATAATTATGCTTAGAAGCCCTGATGCTGCTGTTGAAGCGAGAAATCACAG TGGTAAGACATTGCGAGATTTCTTGGAGGCCCTTCCTCGAGAATGGATATCAGAAGATCTCATGGAGGCTCTTGCAAATAGAGGAGTTCACCTATCCCCCACAAT GTATGAAGTGGGAGATTGGGTTAAATTCAAAAGAAGTGTTAGAAATCCTACATATGGATGGCAAGGTGCAAACCATAAGAGTGTTGGGTTTGTTCAAGGTGTTCCAGACAAAGAGAACCTCGTTGTTTCATTTTGTTCTGGAGAGGCTCATGTGTTGGCAAGTGAAGTTGTAAAAGTGATACCCCTGGACAGAGGACAGCATGTGAAACTTAAAGCAGATGTTGAAGAACCCAG GTTTGGTTGGCGCGGTCAGTCAAGGGACAGCATTGGCACTGTTTTATGTGTTGATGATGATGGCATTCTGCGTGTTGGGTTTCCTGGAGCATCCAGAGGATGGAAAGCGGACCCGGCGGAGATGGAAAGGGTTGAAGAATTCAAGGTTGGGGATTGGGTTCGCATTCGTCCTGGTCTTACCACTGCTAAGCATGGATTAGGCCCTGTTACACCAGGGAGTGTCGGCATAGTTTACTGTATAAGACCAGATAGTAGTCTTTTTCTGGAATTGAGCTACCTGGAGACTCGATGGCATTGTGAGCCAGAAGAAGTCGAGCATGTTGTCCCTTTTAGG ATCGGGGACCGCGTTTGTGTGAAGCGGTCTGTTGCAGAACCCAGATATGCTTGGGGTCGTGAGACACATCACAGTGTTGGGAGGATTTGTGAAATAGAAAACGATGGTCTGCTGCTTATTGAGATACCAAACCGCAATATGCCATGGCGAGCGGATCCTTCTGACATGGAAAAGTTGGAGGATTTTAAG GTTGGTGATTGGGTTCGAGTGAAAGCTTCTGTTCCATTCCCCAAATATGGATGGGACGACATCACACGAGACAGCATTGGCATAGTGCATAACTTGGAAGAAGATGGTGATATGGGGGTCGCCTTCTGCTTCCGCAATAAGCCCTTTTGTTGCTCAGTTACAGACGTCGAAAAGATTCCTCCTTTTGAAGTGGGACAAGAGATTCGGATGAAGCCGTCTGTTACTCAGCCTCGGCTTGGATGGTCAAATGAGACCCCTGCAACTGTTGGAAAAGTTGTGAGAATCGACATGGATGGAGCTTTGAAT GTTAAAGTTGCCAGTCGACATAGTTTGTGGAAGGTTTCCCCTGGAGATGCAGAACAACTTGCTGGATTTGAAGTTGGTGATTGGGTACGGTCAAAACCCAGTCTTGGGACTAGACCTAGTTATGACTGGAACAGTATTGCGAAGGAAAGTCTTGCTCTTGTGCACAGCGTGCAGGAGACCGGTTACCTAGAATTAGCATGCTGTTTTCGCAAGGGGAGGTTGATGACTCACTATACAGATGTTGAAAAAGTTCCCGGCTTTAAAGTCGGCCAGCATGTTCGATTCCGGGCTGGTCTGAGTGAGCCAAGATGGGGATGGAGAGGGGCCCAGCCTGATTCACGAGGTGTTATAACTAGCGTTCATGCTGATGGAGAATTGAGGGTGGCGATTAATGGTTTGCCTGGCTTTTGGAGAGGAGACCCTGCAGATATTGAGATAGAGCGGACTTTTGAAGTGGGGGAGTGGGTGAGACttagagaaaatgcaaatagctGGAAATCCATTGGACCTGGCAGTATAGGGGTCGTACAAGGATTAGGATATAATGGAGATGAGTGGGATGGGAGCACAATTGTCTCATTTTGTGGGGAGCAAGAAAGATGGGTGGGGTCCACTTCCCATCTGGAAAGGGTTGAAAAGCTGATGGTTGGGCAGAAGGTAAAGGTAAAACTCTCAGTAAAGCAGCCAAGATTTGGATGGTCAGGCCATGGCCATCCAAATATCGGAACTATCTCTGCAATAGACGGTGATGGGAAGCTGAGAATATATACCCCGGCAGGCTCAAAAGCTTGGGTGCTAGACCCGTCAGAGGTGGAGAttgtggaggaagaagagctTCGAATTGGAGACTGGGTAAAGGTGAAGGCATCAGTATCAACCCCCACCCATCAGTGGGGTGAGGTGAGTCACTCGAGCATTGGGGTAGTGCATAGAATAGATGATGGAGATTTGTGGGTTGCATTTTGCTTTATGGACAGGCTTTGGCTTTGCAAGGCTTTTGAGATGGAACGGGTAAGACCGTTTAAAATCGGTGATAAAATCCGGATCAGAGGAGGACTGATTTCTCCACGATGGGGGTGGGGAATGGAGACACATGCTAGTAAAGGCGAGATCGTGGGGGTGGATGCCAATGGCAAGTTGAGGATCAGATTTCAATGGAGAGAAGGGAGACCGTGGATTGGAGACCCTGCGGATGTCGTTTTGGATGAATGCCCAGTAAGGACTTGTGCATCATGA
- the LOC115742253 gene encoding E3 ubiquitin-protein ligase KEG isoform X1, with amino-acid sequence MKVPCCSVCQTRYNEEDRVPLLLQCGHGFCKDCLSRMFAASLDNTLPCPRCRHVSSVGNSISSLRKNYAVLTLIHSNSTLPANLDVDSTDDEDDADGEAEGEDSRTRRGALASSSGGCGPVIELGTHQELKWARKIGEGRRAGVEVWEAVISSGSGGRCRHRVAVKKVAVGDDAATMDMEWVQGQLENLRRMSMWCRNVCTFHGAIRKEDGSLCLVLDRCHGSVQSEMQRNEGRLTLEQILRYGADIARGVAELHAAGVVCMNLKPSNLLLDANGHAVVSDYGLASVLKKPACRKARSECDSARVHSCMDCTMLSPQYAAPEAWEPVKKSLKFWDDAIGISGESDAWSFGCTLVEMCTGSAPWAGLSAEEIYRAVVKVGRLPPQYASVVGVGIPRDLWKMIGDCLQFKASKRPSFNSMLAIFLRHLQEIPRSPPASPENGFTRSSGSSLTEPLRGSVSDLVQDNTGLLHNLVSEGNVNGVRDLLSNASSGRINNSISSLLKAQNPDGQTALHLACRRGSAELVGAILEHCEANVDVLDKDGDPPLVFALAAGSPECVHALIRRGANVRSRLRDGFGPSVAHVCAYHGQPDCMRELLLAGADPNAVDDEGESVLHQAVAKKYTDCAVVILECGGSPSMSIVNSKTLTPLHLCVATHNVTVVRRWVEVASAEDVENAIDIPSPVGTAVCMAAALKKDREFGRELVRVLLAAGADPTAQDAHGRTILHTAATADDVDLVKAILDAGVDVNIRDMHNMIPLQTALSKGAKSCVGLLLYAGANCNLQDDDGENAFHIAAESAKMIRENLQWLIIMLRSPDAAVEARNHSGKTLRDFLEALPREWISEDLMEALANRGVHLSPTMYEVGDWVKFKRSVRNPTYGWQGANHKSVGFVQGVPDKENLVVSFCSGEAHVLASEVVKVIPLDRGQHVKLKADVEEPRFGWRGQSRDSIGTVLCVDDDGILRVGFPGASRGWKADPAEMERVEEFKVGDWVRIRPGLTTAKHGLGPVTPGSVGIVYCIRPDSSLFLELSYLETRWHCEPEEVEHVVPFRIGDRVCVKRSVAEPRYAWGRETHHSVGRICEIENDGLLLIEIPNRNMPWRADPSDMEKLEDFKVGDWVRVKASVPFPKYGWDDITRDSIGIVHNLEEDGDMGVAFCFRNKPFCCSVTDVEKIPPFEVGQEIRMKPSVTQPRLGWSNETPATVGKVVRIDMDGALNVKVASRHSLWKVSPGDAEQLAGFEVGDWVRSKPSLGTRPSYDWNSIAKESLALVHSVQETGYLELACCFRKGRLMTHYTDVEKVPGFKVGQHVRFRAGLSEPRWGWRGAQPDSRGVITSVHADGELRVAINGLPGFWRGDPADIEIERTFEVGEWVRLRENANSWKSIGPGSIGVVQGLGYNGDEWDGSTIVSFCGEQERWVGSTSHLERVEKLMVGQKVKVKLSVKQPRFGWSGHGHPNIGTISAIDGDGKLRIYTPAGSKAWVLDPSEVEIVEEEELRIGDWVKVKASVSTPTHQWGEVSHSSIGVVHRIDDGDLWVAFCFMDRLWLCKAFEMERVRPFKIGDKIRIRGGLISPRWGWGMETHASKGEIVGVDANGKLRIRFQWREGRPWIGDPADVVLDECPVRTCAS; translated from the exons ATGAAAGTGCCTTGTTGCTCCGTCTGCCAAACGCGGTACAACGAGGAAGACCGAGTGCCTTTGCTCCTCCAATGCGGCCACGGGTTCTGCAAGGACTGCCTCTCCAGGATGTTCGCCGCATCGCTCGACAACACTCTCCCTTGCCCCCGGTGCCGCCACGTCTCCTCCGTCGGCAACTCCATCTCTTCCCTCCGCAAGAACTACGCCGTCCTCACCCTAATCCACTCCAATTCCACTTTGCCGGCGAACTTGGACGTCGATTCCACCGACGACGAGGATGATGCCGACGGGGAAGCGGAAGGCGAGGACTCGCGGACGCGGCGCGGGGCCCTGGCCTCGAGCTCCGGCGGATGTGGGCCGGTGATCGAGTTGGGGACCCACCAGGAATTAAAATGGGCGAGGAAGATTGGGGAGGGGAGGAGGGCTGGAGTGGAGGTGTGGGAAGCGGTCATCAGCAGCGGCAGTGGGGGGCGGTGTAGGCACCGTGTGGCGGTGAAGAAGGTGGCAGTTGGGGATGATGCGGCCACGATGGATATGGAGTGGGTGCAAGGGCAGCTTGAGAATTTGAGGAGGATGTCAATGTGGTGTAGGAATGTGTGCACTTTTCACGGGGCTATTAGGAAAGAAGACGGTAGCTTATGCCTTGTCTTGGATAGGTGTCACGGGTCGGTGCAGTCAGAGATGCAGCGCAACGAGGGGAGGCTGACACTGGAGCAAATCTTAAG ATATGGTGCGGATATTGCGCGTGGCGTAGCTGAACTCCATGCAGCAGGAGTTGTTTGCATGAATTTGAAGCCGTCCAATCTTCTTTTAGATGCAAATGGCCATGCGGTAGTTTCTGATTATGGACTTGCTTCAGTCCTGAAAAAACCTGCTTGTCGAAAAGCTCGATCAGAGTGTGATTCAGCCAGAGTCCATTCTTGCATGGATTGTACAATGCTTAGCCCCCAGTATGCTGCTCCAGAGGCATGGGAGCCGGTGAAGAAGTCCCTGAAGTTCTGGGATGATGCCATTGGTATTTCTGGAGAGTCGGATGCATGGAGTTTTGGTTGCACGTTGGTGGAAATGTGCACTGGTTCTGCCCC GTGGGCTGGTCTTAGTGCGGAGGAAATATACCGTGCTGTTGTCAAGGTTGGGAGATTGCCTCCGCAATATGCAAGTGTCGTTGGAGTTGGAATACCGAGGGATTTGTGGAAGATGATTGGTGACTGCCTTCAGTTTAAGGCATCAAAAAGACCATCTTTTAATTCAATGTTGGCTATATTCCTGCGACACTTGCAAGAAATACCACGTAGTCCTCCCGCAAGCCCTGAAAA TGGCTTCACCAGATCTTCCGGTTCAAGTTTGACAGAACCACTTCGTGGATCTGTTTCAGATCTAGTGCAGGATAACACTGGCCTCCTGCACAATCTGGTATCAGAGGGCAACGTGAATGGAGTTAG GGATCTGCTCTCAAACGCTTCATCAGGGAGGATAAACAACTCTATATCTTCACTTCTGAAAGCACAGAATCCTGACGGCCAAACTGCGCTTCATTTGGCATGTAGGCGTGGTAGTGCAGAATTAGTTGGGGCTATTTTAGAGCATTGTGAAGCAAATGTAGATGTTTTAGATAAGGATGGGGACCCTCCTCTTGTTTTTGCTTTAGCCGCGGGATCCCCAGAATGTGTCCATGCTCTCATCAGAAGAGGTGCTAATGTTAGATCGAGGTTGAGGGATGGCTTTGGGCCATCTGTTGCTCATGTATGTGCTTACCATGGCCAACCAGATTGCATGCGT GAATTGCTATTAGCTGGAGCTGATCCCAATGCTGTGGATGATGAAGGTGAATCTGTTCTACACCAGGCTGTGGCAAAGAAATACACTGACTGTGCTGTGGTCATTTTGGAATGTGGGGGATCTCCATCCATGTCCATTGTGAACTCTAAAACTCTTAC ACCATTGCACTTGTGTGTGGCAACACACAATGTCACTGTGGTGAGACGGTGGGTGGAAGTTGCTAGTGCTGAAGATGTTGAAAATGCGATAGATATACCCAGTCCAGTCGGTACCGCAGTATGTATGGCAGCTGCTCTAAAGAAAGACCGTGAATTTG GGAGGGAGCTTGTTCGAGTGTTGCTGGCTGCTGGAGCAGATCCAACTGCTCAAGATGCCCATGGGAGAACAATTCTGCATACAGCTGCTACGGCTGATGATGTTGACTTGGTCAAG GCTATTCTTGATGCTGGAGTAGATGTAAACATCCGGGATATGCACAACATGATACCTCTTCAAACTGCCTTGAGTAAAGGGGCTAAATCTTGTGTCGGATTGCTATTATATGCTGGGGCGAATTGTAATTTACAG GATGATGATGGTGAAAATGCATTCCACATAGCTGCTGAATCTGCAAAAATGATACGAGAAAATCTTCAGTGGCTCATAATTATGCTTAGAAGCCCTGATGCTGCTGTTGAAGCGAGAAATCACAG TGGTAAGACATTGCGAGATTTCTTGGAGGCCCTTCCTCGAGAATGGATATCAGAAGATCTCATGGAGGCTCTTGCAAATAGAGGAGTTCACCTATCCCCCACAAT GTATGAAGTGGGAGATTGGGTTAAATTCAAAAGAAGTGTTAGAAATCCTACATATGGATGGCAAGGTGCAAACCATAAGAGTGTTGGGTTTGTTCAAGGTGTTCCAGACAAAGAGAACCTCGTTGTTTCATTTTGTTCTGGAGAGGCTCATGTGTTGGCAAGTGAAGTTGTAAAAGTGATACCCCTGGACAGAGGACAGCATGTGAAACTTAAAGCAGATGTTGAAGAACCCAG GTTTGGTTGGCGCGGTCAGTCAAGGGACAGCATTGGCACTGTTTTATGTGTTGATGATGATGGCATTCTGCGTGTTGGGTTTCCTGGAGCATCCAGAGGATGGAAAGCGGACCCGGCGGAGATGGAAAGGGTTGAAGAATTCAAGGTTGGGGATTGGGTTCGCATTCGTCCTGGTCTTACCACTGCTAAGCATGGATTAGGCCCTGTTACACCAGGGAGTGTCGGCATAGTTTACTGTATAAGACCAGATAGTAGTCTTTTTCTGGAATTGAGCTACCTGGAGACTCGATGGCATTGTGAGCCAGAAGAAGTCGAGCATGTTGTCCCTTTTAGG ATCGGGGACCGCGTTTGTGTGAAGCGGTCTGTTGCAGAACCCAGATATGCTTGGGGTCGTGAGACACATCACAGTGTTGGGAGGATTTGTGAAATAGAAAACGATGGTCTGCTGCTTATTGAGATACCAAACCGCAATATGCCATGGCGAGCGGATCCTTCTGACATGGAAAAGTTGGAGGATTTTAAG GTTGGTGATTGGGTTCGAGTGAAAGCTTCTGTTCCATTCCCCAAATATGGATGGGACGACATCACACGAGACAGCATTGGCATAGTGCATAACTTGGAAGAAGATGGTGATATGGGGGTCGCCTTCTGCTTCCGCAATAAGCCCTTTTGTTGCTCAGTTACAGACGTCGAAAAGATTCCTCCTTTTGAAGTGGGACAAGAGATTCGGATGAAGCCGTCTGTTACTCAGCCTCGGCTTGGATGGTCAAATGAGACCCCTGCAACTGTTGGAAAAGTTGTGAGAATCGACATGGATGGAGCTTTGAAT GTTAAAGTTGCCAGTCGACATAGTTTGTGGAAGGTTTCCCCTGGAGATGCAGAACAACTTGCTGGATTTGAAGTTGGTGATTGGGTACGGTCAAAACCCAGTCTTGGGACTAGACCTAGTTATGACTGGAACAGTATTGCGAAGGAAAGTCTTGCTCTTGTGCACAGCGTGCAGGAGACCGGTTACCTAGAATTAGCATGCTGTTTTCGCAAGGGGAGGTTGATGACTCACTATACAGATGTTGAAAAAGTTCCCGGCTTTAAAGTCGGCCAGCATGTTCGATTCCGGGCTGGTCTGAGTGAGCCAAGATGGGGATGGAGAGGGGCCCAGCCTGATTCACGAGGTGTTATAACTAGCGTTCATGCTGATGGAGAATTGAGGGTGGCGATTAATGGTTTGCCTGGCTTTTGGAGAGGAGACCCTGCAGATATTGAGATAGAGCGGACTTTTGAAGTGGGGGAGTGGGTGAGACttagagaaaatgcaaatagctGGAAATCCATTGGACCTGGCAGTATAGGGGTCGTACAAGGATTAGGATATAATGGAGATGAGTGGGATGGGAGCACAATTGTCTCATTTTGTGGGGAGCAAGAAAGATGGGTGGGGTCCACTTCCCATCTGGAAAGGGTTGAAAAGCTGATGGTTGGGCAGAAGGTAAAGGTAAAACTCTCAGTAAAGCAGCCAAGATTTGGATGGTCAGGCCATGGCCATCCAAATATCGGAACTATCTCTGCAATAGACGGTGATGGGAAGCTGAGAATATATACCCCGGCAGGCTCAAAAGCTTGGGTGCTAGACCCGTCAGAGGTGGAGAttgtggaggaagaagagctTCGAATTGGAGACTGGGTAAAGGTGAAGGCATCAGTATCAACCCCCACCCATCAGTGGGGTGAGGTGAGTCACTCGAGCATTGGGGTAGTGCATAGAATAGATGATGGAGATTTGTGGGTTGCATTTTGCTTTATGGACAGGCTTTGGCTTTGCAAGGCTTTTGAGATGGAACGGGTAAGACCGTTTAAAATCGGTGATAAAATCCGGATCAGAGGAGGACTGATTTCTCCACGATGGGGGTGGGGAATGGAGACACATGCTAGTAAAGGCGAGATCGTGGGGGTGGATGCCAATGGCAAGTTGAGGATCAGATTTCAATGGAGAGAAGGGAGACCGTGGATTGGAGACCCTGCGGATGTCGTTTTGGATGAATGCCCAGTAAGGACTTGTGCATCATGA